The following is a genomic window from Bacillus sp. V2I10.
GCGACACATTATTATGCTAATGAACAAACGTGGCATTGGTTTACGTATTTTATTAATCAGTTAGGCAGGTTTGGTACAACGACATTCGCCGTCATCAGCGGTTTTCTCCTTTTTTACCAGGTAAAGAGGAAGGGCTTCGAAATGGGAAGCTTTCTTAAATCACGCTTTTCTAAAATCCTGATTCCTTTTCTGATCTGGAGCTTGGTTTACCGTTTTCTTACCTACTATTATGACAAACAGGCCGTCGGAGATCTTGGCACAGAATTAAAGAAGATTCTGATGGGAGAATCTTTTTATCATCTCTATTTTGTTGCCATTGTTGTTCAGTTTTATTTTATTTTCCCTTTTATACAAAAGCTGTTTCGGAAAAAGACGCTAATGATTGTATTTGCATTTATTGCTCTTATAATCAGCTATAAATTATTTGGATTTAACCCGGGTATTGAAGGGGCTTTTGGAAAGTTTTTAACAAGTAAAACATTTATGCCGATCTGGGTGTTTTATTTTGCATTTGGGGGTGTACTAGCCTACTTTTGGGATGAAATTGTCAGCTTTGCAACTAAACGTCCTTGGCAAATGCTTGCTCTTGCTCTGACTGTTTCTGCTGGAGCAGTCGTTGAATACAAGGTGACTGGACAAGTATCCAATCGGAGGCTGACAAATTTAATCAACCTTCCGTTACTATGCATTGCTACAATAGGCATTTATCCGCTGCTGTCGAGGTGGAGTGTGATTAATAAGCCCCTGAAGCTAATTGGACAATATTCAATGGGTATTTATCTCATTCATCCGATGATCCTTTATTTATTTGCGAATCATATGCCGGAACATTATTGGACAGTAGCAAATGTACCTCTGATGTTTTTAGCGGTCATGCTGATTGCAGTCATGTTTATCCGAGTTCTGCAGTTTATACCGCTTAGCGGTTTTATCATACCTGTACCGAAAATAAAAAAAACAAAGCGTACTTCTCAACCAGAATCTGTTGAGAAAAGAGTACAGCAGTCTGCATAATCTTGTCTTGAAAAGTCCAGTGAATAGCTGGACTTTTTTCAATTATACATTTCATTTTCCCTCTGATTTGACAGGAAATAAAAGCGTGAAGCATGTTCCTTTATTTACCGCGCTGGTTACCTCAATTTGCCCTCCATGATTTTGAACAATTTTATAGCTTACCATCAGTCCGAGGCCATTTCCATTGGACTTTGTTGTGTAAAAGGGGATGCCGAGTTTTTGGATTTCTTCATCTGACAGTCCAATTCCTGAATCTTGAATGGAAACCTTGATTTGTTTTGAATTTTTTTCAATGGAAACATAAATGTTTCCGCCTGCTGACATGGATTCAATTGCATTTTTCAGCAAATTTAAAAAGACTTGTTTTAATTGATTGCTTTCCCCGAAAATGGAAACTTCATCAGACGGAACCGATAAGGAAATGACAACATTCTTCAAAAGCGCTTCAGGCTCTAAAAGCTTTATCACACTATTAACGATTTCAGGCAGGCTGCACTTGCTGAAATAAGTCGCATGAGGTTTTGCAAAAACCATAAATTCACTGACAATAAAATTGATCCGTTCAATTTCAGCTAAAATGGTATCCGCATATTTCATTCCGTCATATGACTCGTCCAATAATTGGACAAAGCCTTTTATTGCGGTCATCGGATTACGGATTTCATGGGCGATGCCGGCAGCGAGCTCTCCTACCATTGATAATTTTTCAGCTTTGCGAAGCATATCCTCCGTTCTTTTCGTATCTGTAATATCGTATTGAATGGAAATATGCTGATAGGTTTTTCCATGGTCATCTAAAAAGGGAACGATTGTCGTATCAACCCAATATTCAGAACCATCTTTTGCTCTGTTAAGAATTTCACCTTTCCATACATGACCATGCTTTATCGTCGTCAGGATTTCATCAAAAAATGACGTTGGATGAAAGGATGAGTTTAAGATGTGATGATTTTGACCGATAAGTTCTTCCTTATCGTATTTTGAGATTGTGCAAAATTTATCGTTAACATATGTAATCACATCATTTTTATCTGTAATGGCAAAAATAGTGGCTTCATTCAGTGCTTTTTTGAGATCAGCTAGCTCCTTCAATGTAATCTGCAGATCTTTATTCGATTCATCTAGTTCAAATTTTGCCAATAGAAGATTTTCATGATAGTGGGTCAAAATAGAGGCGGACATCATCTGCAGGAGAGGATCAAGTTTCTTTAGAACCTCAAAAATCGCAGAAATGGGAAAGTCTGCTGATTGTCTTTCAAGAAAATCAATTAGAACTTTCCGGACAACAGAGACGCTTTTTATGGATGCATCTGCTGTGGAGGGGGTGCTAATTAATCTTCCTGCAAATAATTTAGCGTAGGACCTGAATATATGCTCAAGCTCTTCTTGTTCACTGTGCAAAAAGTCCCCGATGATTTGATAAAAAGTCACAAGTATCGATTCATATTCTCTTAGGCTTGGAGAGAGCTTAATGGTTCTAGCCGCAAGGTCTCCGCCAGAAGCTTTGATTTTTTCGCTAAGGGTTTCCATTTCTCATCCCTCACAACTTTTGATACCTATTAAATTAGACATATAGTCGGAGATATCCTTTGATTTAATGAAAAAAGCCCAATAGAAGGCTTTTTTATTTCCTTATTTTATGTTCTTTTTACCAGCCGGTCGACAAGCTGATCAAGACGCTGCAATTGGAACGCATATTCATAAATAGCTGAAGCAACAACAGTCAAACGCTGATTTTTAAGCTTTTCAGAATCGGACTCCATCATTTGAATAAGGAATATCCTGCTTTCGCGGATCAAGTTGTCATCTTCAAACTGATCATTAACCTTAACTTTCCCCTCATACTTAAAGAGAAGATATTCATGCCACTTTATTAATTGTTCAATCTGGGAATCAAATAATTGATCGTCAATCATCGTGCTGCGGCTTTGAAAGTAATGTTCTTCAATGACTTTTAAGACATCTGCAGCCTGCTGAATAGTTTTCAGCATTTGTTTATAAACGACCAGCTCCCTGACATTCACCGGATTTACTTTTGCCATCTTTTCCCGTTCTTCGTCAAAGATTTCGTATAAATCCTCCAGTTTTTGAAGTTCGCTTCTAAATTCCTTTTGTTTTTCCTGAAAGTATTTCTCCGTTAATTCATCTGAGATGGCTGTCCTCATTAACAGGGACATGGTTTCAAAAACAGATTGAACTTTTGCGTAGTAATTTTCTTTATACTTAGGCGGAAGAATCAGCAGATTAACAAGAAAAGCAGAGGCAATGCCTATCAATATAATCAAGAATCGATTCCAGACAAATAAGAAGTCTTCATTGCCGGGAGCGCTCATAATCGCCAAGACTGTTACTAGAGTCAGCGAAATGGTCGCTTCCATTTTGAGCTTTAAGCTGATTAAAATGACAGAAATCACAACAACCCCGATCACAATCGGATTGCTGCCGAAAAAGAAAATGGCAAACAGAGCAAGCAAGGCTCCAAGTGTATTCGCCTGTACTTGATCAAGCACTTGTTTCCATGTCCGGTAAATGGAGGGCTGAATCGTAAAAATAGCAGAGACTCCTGCAAATACTGAAGGCTCAAGCTGAAAGATAGAGCAGATAAATAAAGCAAGTGTAACTGATAATCCAGTCTTTAAAACTCTGGGTCCTAGTATCAAAGGGGGAGACACTCCGTTTCTTATATCTTGTGTTCCACTTAGTTTATCAGATTTTCAAATCTAAGAAAAAAATGAATTTGTTGAGTGCTGCTCCAACCGCTAATCAAGCTTTTAGTTGTGCTGATTTAGGATGTAATTGGCAGGACGCGCACAAATTCCCCTGAGCGTGCACATATAT
Proteins encoded in this region:
- a CDS encoding aromatic acid exporter family protein; the protein is MILGPRVLKTGLSVTLALFICSIFQLEPSVFAGVSAIFTIQPSIYRTWKQVLDQVQANTLGALLALFAIFFFGSNPIVIGVVVISVILISLKLKMEATISLTLVTVLAIMSAPGNEDFLFVWNRFLIILIGIASAFLVNLLILPPKYKENYYAKVQSVFETMSLLMRTAISDELTEKYFQEKQKEFRSELQKLEDLYEIFDEEREKMAKVNPVNVRELVVYKQMLKTIQQAADVLKVIEEHYFQSRSTMIDDQLFDSQIEQLIKWHEYLLFKYEGKVKVNDQFEDDNLIRESRIFLIQMMESDSEKLKNQRLTVVASAIYEYAFQLQRLDQLVDRLVKRT
- a CDS encoding acyltransferase — translated: MSAQTTGAASKKSRNYIFEIHFLRAFACIAVVGVHVTATHYYANEQTWHWFTYFINQLGRFGTTTFAVISGFLLFYQVKRKGFEMGSFLKSRFSKILIPFLIWSLVYRFLTYYYDKQAVGDLGTELKKILMGESFYHLYFVAIVVQFYFIFPFIQKLFRKKTLMIVFAFIALIISYKLFGFNPGIEGAFGKFLTSKTFMPIWVFYFAFGGVLAYFWDEIVSFATKRPWQMLALALTVSAGAVVEYKVTGQVSNRRLTNLINLPLLCIATIGIYPLLSRWSVINKPLKLIGQYSMGIYLIHPMILYLFANHMPEHYWTVANVPLMFLAVMLIAVMFIRVLQFIPLSGFIIPVPKIKKTKRTSQPESVEKRVQQSA
- a CDS encoding ATP-binding protein, with the translated sequence METLSEKIKASGGDLAARTIKLSPSLREYESILVTFYQIIGDFLHSEQEELEHIFRSYAKLFAGRLISTPSTADASIKSVSVVRKVLIDFLERQSADFPISAIFEVLKKLDPLLQMMSASILTHYHENLLLAKFELDESNKDLQITLKELADLKKALNEATIFAITDKNDVITYVNDKFCTISKYDKEELIGQNHHILNSSFHPTSFFDEILTTIKHGHVWKGEILNRAKDGSEYWVDTTIVPFLDDHGKTYQHISIQYDITDTKRTEDMLRKAEKLSMVGELAAGIAHEIRNPMTAIKGFVQLLDESYDGMKYADTILAEIERINFIVSEFMVFAKPHATYFSKCSLPEIVNSVIKLLEPEALLKNVVISLSVPSDEVSIFGESNQLKQVFLNLLKNAIESMSAGGNIYVSIEKNSKQIKVSIQDSGIGLSDEEIQKLGIPFYTTKSNGNGLGLMVSYKIVQNHGGQIEVTSAVNKGTCFTLLFPVKSEGK